The Budorcas taxicolor isolate Tak-1 chromosome 18, Takin1.1, whole genome shotgun sequence genome window below encodes:
- the CDH16 gene encoding cadherin-16 produces the protein MVAAWLWLLCFLVPQALPRTQPAELYVEVPENYGGNFPLYLTKLPLPREETEGQVVLSGDAGVAGEGPFAVDPESGFLLVTRVLDREEQAEYQLQVTLETEDRHVLWGPQPVRVRVKDENDQVPHFSQATYKVQLSRGTRLGVPFFFLEASDGDEPGTANSDLRFHILNQAPAQPASDMFQLEPRLGALALSPEGSASLDKALEGYYQLLVQVKDMGDQASGHQATATIDVSIVENTWVPLDPVHLAENLQVPYPHHIAQVHWNGGNVHYHLESQPQGPFDVDTEGKLYVTQELDREAQAEYLLQVRAQNTHSKDYAEPLELQVVVTDENDNAPVCPRQGPSVSIPELSPPGTKVAKVSAEDADAPSSPNSHVVYQLLSPEPEEPAELRAFELDSSSGSVTLGAAQLQAGQNILLQVLAMDLGGTDGGLSSTCEIPVTITDINDHAPEFTTSQIEPVSLPEDAEPGTLVTTLTATDADLEPAFRLMDFAIEAGDEEGTFSLDWEPDSGHVQLRLLKNLSYEAVPSHKLVVVVRNVEELVGPGPGPGATATVTVLVERVVPPPQLDQESYEASVPISTPAGSLLLTVQPSDPLSSPLRFSLVNDSEGWLCIKEISGEVHTARPLQGAQPGDMYTVLIEAQDADEPTLSTSATLVIHFLKALPAPTPTLAPVPSRHLCTPRQDHGVVVSGPREDSDRAGGHGPFSFALGPNPTVQRDWRLRALNGSHAYLTLGLHWVEPREHVVPIAVSHNNQIWHIQVRVIVCRCNVEGQCMRKVGRMKGMPTKLSAVGILVGTLIAIGIFLILIFTHLTLARKKDLDQPVDSVPLKVAV, from the exons ATGGTCGCTGCCTGGCTCTGGCTACTTTGCTTCTTGGtcccccag GCTCTCCCTAGAACCCAGCCTGCAGAGCTGTATGTCGAAGTCCCGGAAAACTATGGTGGAAATTTCCCTTTGTACTTGACGAAG CTGCCGTTGCCCCGTGAGGAGACTGAGGGCCAGGTTGTGCtgtcaggagatgcaggagtggCAGGGGAGGGCCCCTTTGCTGTGGACCCAGAATCTGGCTTCCTGCTGGTGACCAGAGTCCTGGACCGGGAGGAACAGGCAGAGTACCAGCTACAG GTCACCCTGGAGACCGAGGACAGACACGTCCTGTGGGGCCCGCAGCCTGTGCGTGTGCGTGTGAAGGATGAGAATGACCAGGTGCCCCACTTCTCCCAGGCCACCTACAAAGTTCAGCTGAGCCGGGGTACTAGGCTGG gtgtccccttcttcttcctggAGGCTTCTGATGGGGATGAGCCAGGCACAGCCAACTCGGATCTTCGGTTCCACATCCTGAACcaggccccagcccagcctgctTCAGATATGTTCCAGCTGGAACCTCGGCTGGGTGCTCTGGCTCTGAGCCCTGAGG GGAGCGCCAGCCTAGACAAGGCTCTGGAGGGGTACTACCAGCTGTTGGTACAGGTCAAGGACATGGGTGACCAGGCTTCGGGCCACCAGGCCACAGCCACCATAGATGTCTCTATAGTGGAGAACACCTGGGTGCCGCTAGATCCTGTCCACCTGGCAGAGAATCTCCAAGTCCCATACCCACACCACATTGCCCAG GTCCACTGGAATGGGGGGAATGTACATTATCACCTGGAGAGCCAGCCCCAGGGACCCTTTgatgtggacacagaggggaaaCTCTACGTGACCCAGGAGCTGGACCGAGAAGCCCAGGCTGAG TACCTGCTCCAGGTGCGGGCTCAGAACACCCACAGCAAGGACTACGCGGAACCACTGGAGCTGCAGGTGGTGGTGACAGATGAGAATGACAATGCACCCGTCTGCCCCCGACAAGGCCCCTCGGTCAGCATCCCGGAGCTCAGCCCCCCAG GCACCAAGGTGGCTAAGGTTTCAGCAGAGGACGCCGATGCCCCCAGTTCCCCCAATTCCCATGTTGTGTATCAGCTACTGAGCCCTGAGCCTGAGGAGCCGGCAGAACTGAGAGCCTTCGAGCTGGACTCCTCCTCGGGGAGCGTGACCCTGGGGGCTGCCCAGCTCCAAGCTGGCCAGAACATCCTGCTTCAGGTGCTGGCCATGGACCTAGGAGGAACAGATGGTG GTCTCAGCAGCACCTGTGAAATACCAGTCACCATTACAGACATCAATGACCATGCCCCTGAGTTCACCACTTCCCAG ATTGAGCCTGTAAGTCTCCCTGAGGATGCAGAGCCTGGGACTCTGGTGACCACACTCACGGCCACTGATGCTGACCTCGAGCCTGCCTTCCGCCTCATGGACTTTGCCATCGAGGCAGGGGATGAGGAGGGGACCTTCAGCCTGGACTGGGAGCCAGACTCCGGTCATGTCCAGCTGCGACTCCTTAAA AACCTCAGCTATGAGGCAGTTCCGAGCCAcaagttggtggtggtggtgcggAACGTGGAAGAGCTGGTGgggccaggcccaggcccaggagccacagccacTGTGACTGTGCTGGTGGAAAGGGTGGTGCCGCCTCCTCAGCTGGACCAGGAGAGCTATGAGGCCAGCGTGCCCATCAGCACCCCTGCCGGCTCCCTCCTGCTGACCGTCCAGCCCTCAGACCCCCTGAGCAGTCCCCTCAG GTTCTCCCTGGTCAATGACTCCGAGGGCTGGCTCTGCATCAAGGAGATCTCCGGGGAGGTGCACACAGCCCGGCCCCTGCAGGGCGCCCAGCCTGGGGACATGTACACAGTGCTCATAGAGGCCCAGGATGCAG ATGAACCAACGCTGAGCACCTCTGCGACCCTTGTGATCCACTTCCTGAAGGCCCTTCCTGCCCCAACCCCGACGCTGGCTCCCGTGCCCTCCCGACACCTATGCACACCCCGCCAGGACCATGGCGTGGTTGTCAGTGGCCCCAGGGAGGACTCTGATCGGGCTGGTGGACATGGTCCCTTCAGCTTTGCGCTTGGTCCCAACCCCACGGTGCAGCGGGACTGGCGTCTCCGGGCTCTCAATG GGTCCCATGCCTACCTCACCTTGGGCCTGCATTGGGTGGAGCCTCGCGAACACGTAGTCCCCATAGCTGTCAGCCACAATAACCAGATATGGCATATCCAGGTCCGAG TGATCGTGTGTCGTTGCAACGTGGAGGGGCAGTGCATGCGCAAGGTGGGCCGCATGAAGGGCATGCCCACGAAGCTGTCGGCGGTGGGCATTCTCGTGGGCACCCTGATAGCAATAG
- the RRAD gene encoding GTP-binding protein RAD isoform X2 — protein MTLNGGGSGANGNRGGGRERDRRRGSTPWGPALPLHRRSMPVDERDLQAALSPGALTTAEAGTGAQGPRLDWPEGSSDSLSSGGSDSDESVYKVLLLGAPGVGKSALARIFGGVEDGPEAEAAGHTYDRSIMVDGEEASLMVYDIWEQDGGRWLPGHCLAMGDAYVIVYSVTDKGSFEKASELRVQLRRVRQTDDVPIILVGNKSDLVRSREVSLDEGRACAVVFDCKFIETSAALHHNVQALFEGVVRQIRLRRDSKEANARRQAGTRRRESLGKKAKRFLGRIVARNSRKMAMRAKSKSCHDLSVL, from the exons ATGACTCTGAACGGCGGCGGCAGCGGAGCCAACGGGAACCGCGGCGGGGGCCGGGAACGCGATCGCCGTCGGGGCAGCACACCTTGGGGCCCCGCGCTCCCGCTGCACCGCCGGAGCATGCCGGTGGACGAGCGCGACCTGCAGGCGGCGCTGTCTCCGGGCGCTCTGACAACGGCCGAAGCCGGGACAGGGGCCCAGGGTCCGAGGCTGGACTGGCCCGAGGGCTCCTCCGACTCgctcagctcgggaggaagcgatTCAGACGAGAGCGTTTACAAGGTGCTGCTGCTGGGGGCGCCTGGCGTGGGCAAGAGCGCTCTGGCGCGCATCTTCGGAGGTGTAGAGGACGGGCCTGAAGCGGAAGCCGCAG GGCACACATATGACCGCTCCATCATGGTGGACGGAGAAGAGGCGTCACTCATGGTCTATGACATTTGGGAGCAG GATGGGGGTCGCTGGCTACCCGGCCACTGCCTGGCCATGGGAGATGCATATGTCATTGTGTACTCAGTGACTGACAAGGGAAGCTTCGAGAAGGCCTCAGAGCTACGGGTCCAGCTGCGGCGGGTGCGGCAGACCGACGACGTGCCCATCATCCTAGTGGGCAACAAGAGCGACCTGGTGCGCTCTCGAGAGGTCTCCTTGGACG AGGGCCGGGCCTGCGCCGTTGTCTTTGACTGCAAGTTCATCGAGACGTCGGCTGCGCTGCATCACAACGTCCAGGCGCTGTTCGAGGGTGTTGTGCGTCAGATACGCCTGCGCAGGGACAGCAAAGAGGCCAACGCGCGTCGGCAAGCGGGTACCCGGCGGCGAGAGAGCCTGGGCAAGAAGGCGAAGCGCTTCCTGGGCCGCATCGTCGCTCGAAACAGCCGCAAGATGGCCATGCGTGCCAAGTCCAAGTCCTGCCATGACCTGTCGGTGCTCTAG
- the RRAD gene encoding GTP-binding protein RAD isoform X1, producing MSTAAHVAIRIPVPQTASDGMTLNGGGSGANGNRGGGRERDRRRGSTPWGPALPLHRRSMPVDERDLQAALSPGALTTAEAGTGAQGPRLDWPEGSSDSLSSGGSDSDESVYKVLLLGAPGVGKSALARIFGGVEDGPEAEAAGHTYDRSIMVDGEEASLMVYDIWEQDGGRWLPGHCLAMGDAYVIVYSVTDKGSFEKASELRVQLRRVRQTDDVPIILVGNKSDLVRSREVSLDEGRACAVVFDCKFIETSAALHHNVQALFEGVVRQIRLRRDSKEANARRQAGTRRRESLGKKAKRFLGRIVARNSRKMAMRAKSKSCHDLSVL from the exons ATGTCCACCGCGGCTCACGTGGCCATCCGGATTCCCGTTCCCCAGACGGCGTCCGACGGAATGACTCTGAACGGCGGCGGCAGCGGAGCCAACGGGAACCGCGGCGGGGGCCGGGAACGCGATCGCCGTCGGGGCAGCACACCTTGGGGCCCCGCGCTCCCGCTGCACCGCCGGAGCATGCCGGTGGACGAGCGCGACCTGCAGGCGGCGCTGTCTCCGGGCGCTCTGACAACGGCCGAAGCCGGGACAGGGGCCCAGGGTCCGAGGCTGGACTGGCCCGAGGGCTCCTCCGACTCgctcagctcgggaggaagcgatTCAGACGAGAGCGTTTACAAGGTGCTGCTGCTGGGGGCGCCTGGCGTGGGCAAGAGCGCTCTGGCGCGCATCTTCGGAGGTGTAGAGGACGGGCCTGAAGCGGAAGCCGCAG GGCACACATATGACCGCTCCATCATGGTGGACGGAGAAGAGGCGTCACTCATGGTCTATGACATTTGGGAGCAG GATGGGGGTCGCTGGCTACCCGGCCACTGCCTGGCCATGGGAGATGCATATGTCATTGTGTACTCAGTGACTGACAAGGGAAGCTTCGAGAAGGCCTCAGAGCTACGGGTCCAGCTGCGGCGGGTGCGGCAGACCGACGACGTGCCCATCATCCTAGTGGGCAACAAGAGCGACCTGGTGCGCTCTCGAGAGGTCTCCTTGGACG AGGGCCGGGCCTGCGCCGTTGTCTTTGACTGCAAGTTCATCGAGACGTCGGCTGCGCTGCATCACAACGTCCAGGCGCTGTTCGAGGGTGTTGTGCGTCAGATACGCCTGCGCAGGGACAGCAAAGAGGCCAACGCGCGTCGGCAAGCGGGTACCCGGCGGCGAGAGAGCCTGGGCAAGAAGGCGAAGCGCTTCCTGGGCCGCATCGTCGCTCGAAACAGCCGCAAGATGGCCATGCGTGCCAAGTCCAAGTCCTGCCATGACCTGTCGGTGCTCTAG
- the CIAO2B gene encoding cytosolic iron-sulfur assembly component 2B translates to MPTVAGRGSAMVGSGGMGGGLLENANPLIYERSGDRPVTAGEEDEQVPDSIDAREIFDLIRSINDPEHPLTLEELNVVEQVRVQVSDPESTVAVAFTPTIPHCSMATLIGLSIKVKLLRSLPQRFKMDVHITPGTHASEHAVNKQLADKERVAAALENTHLLEVVNQCLSARS, encoded by the exons ATGCCTACGGTCGCCGGCCGCGGTTCCGCGATGGTGGGCAGCGGCGGGATGGGGGGCGGTCTCCTGGAGAACGCTAACCCCCTCATCTACGAACGCTCTGGGGACCGGCCAGTGACCGCCGGCGAGGAGGACGAGCAGGTTCCAGACAGCATCGACGCGCGCGAGATCTTCG ATTTGATTCGCTCCATCAATGACCCGGAGCATCCCCTGACGCTAGAAGAATTGAACGTAGTAGAGCAAGTCCGGGTTCAG GTGAGCGACCCTGAGAGCACAGTGGCCGTGGCCTTCACACCCACCATTCCACACTGCAGTATGGCCACCCTTATTGGCCTCTCCATCAAAGTCAAGCTTCTGCGATCCCTTCCCCAGCGTTTCAAA ATGGATGTGCACATTACACCAGGGACCCATGCCTCAGAACATGCAG TGAACAAGCAGCTTGCGGATAAAGAGCGGGTGGCAGCCGCCCTAGAGAACACCCACCTGCTTGAGGTTGTGAACCAGTGTTTATCAGCCCGGTCTTGA
- the CES2 gene encoding cocaine esterase codes for MKPDGPRLLLRAVAFGFSLLLVAGQGQDSTRPVRTTHTGKVQGSLVYVKNADVGVHTFLGIPFAKPPVGPLRFAPPEPPESWSGVKDGTSQPAKCLQDSNGMKTMELWNVTLPSTSMSEDCLYLNIHTPAHSHKGSNLPVMVWIHGGGLVLGMASMYDGSALAAFEDVVVVVIQYRLGLLGFFSTGDKHATGNWGYLDQVAALRWVQQNIAYFGGDPGRVTIFGESAGGISVSLHVISPMSQGLFHGAIMESGVALLPGFTVNSSDRVFKLVANLSACGQVDSEALVGCLRHKNEEEVLAISKHFKTIPGLVDEIFLPKHPLELLASADFQPVPSIIGVNNDEYGWIIPLTINNSDIRREMSRESVRNALQELSTMMTMPPEFGELLMEEYIEDSEDHQTLQNQFHEMMGDYIFVIPALQVAMFHRSHAPVYFYEFQHQSSFFKDVRPSYVRADHGDEVRFLFRNEQIQFTEEEELLSRKMIKYWANFARNGNPNGEGLPHWPMFDREDQYMQLNTQPAVGRALKAHRLQFWTKTLPQKTQELMETKEKHTEL; via the exons ATGAAGCCGGACGGGCCTCGCTTGCTTCTGAGGGCCGTGGCCTTCGGGTTCTCGCTTCTCCTCGTCGCGGGCCAGG GCCAGGACTCTACCCGCCCTGTCCGgaccacacacacagggaaggtACAGGGGAGCCTTGTCTACGTGAAGAATGCTGATGTGGGGGTCCACACCTTCTTGGGAATTCCCTTTGCCAAGCCACCTGTAGGGCCACTGCGATTTGCACCCCCAGAGCCCCCAGAATCTTGGAGCGGTGTAAAGGATGGGACTTCCCAGCCAGCCAA GTGTCTGCAGGACTCCAACGGCATGAAAACAATGGAACTGTGGAATGTGACCCTGCCTTCTACCTCCATGTCTGAAGATTGTCTGTACCTCAACATCCACACACCTGCCCATTCCCACAAGGGCTCCAATCTGCCT GTGATGGTGTGGATCCATGGTGGCGGGCTTGTCCTGGGCATGGCTTCCATGTATGACGGCTCTGCACTGGCAGCCTTTGAAGACGTGGTGGTGGTCGTTATCCAGTACCGCCTGGGTTTGCTGGGCTTCTTCAG CACTGGAGACAAACACGCAACTGGCAACTGGGGCTACCTGGATCAAGTGGCCGCACTGCGCTGGGTCCAGCAGAATATCGCCTACTTTGGAGGCGACCCTGGCCGTGTCACAATTTTTGGCGAGTCTGCGGGTGGCATAAGCGTGTCTTTGCACGTCATATCCCCCATGTCCCAAGGACTCTTCCATGGCGCCATCATGGAGAGTGGCGTGGCCCTGCTGCCTGGCTTCACCGTCAACTCATCTGACAGGGTCTTCAAG TTGGTGGCCAACCTGTCTGCCTGTGGCCAGGTTGACTCAGaggccctggtgggctgcctgcgGCACAAGAATGAAGAGGAGGTTCTAGCCATCAGCAAG CACTTCAAGACCATCCCCGGCCTAGTGGATGAGATCTTCCTGCCCAAGCACCCCCTGGAGCTGCTGGCCTCTGCCGACTTTCAACCTGTCCCCAGCATCATTGGCGTCAACAACGATGAGTATGGTTGGATCATCCCCTTG ACCATAAACAATTCTGACATCAGGAGGGAAATGAGCAGAGAGTCCGTGAGGAATGCCTTGCAGGAATTGTCAACAATGATG ACTATGCCTCCTGAGTTTGGTGAGCTGTTGATGGAGGAGTACATAGAGGACAGTGAAGACCATCAGACCCTCCAAAACCAGTTCCATGAGATGATGGGGGACTACATTTTCGTGATCCCTGCACTCCAAGTAGCAATGTTTCATC GTTCCCATGCCCCCGTCTACTTCTACGAGTTCCAACATCAGTCCAGCTTCTTCAAGGATGTCAGGCCGAGCTATGTGAGGGCGGACCACGGAGATGAGGTTCGCTTCCTCTTCAGGAATGAGCAAA TCCAATTcacggaggaggaggagctgctgAGCAGAAAAATGATCAAGTACTGGGCCAACTTTGCTCGAAATGG GAACCCCAATGGTGAGGGTCTGCCCCACTGGCCGATGTTCGACCGGGAGGACCAATACATGCAGCTGAACACGCAGCCTGCAGTGGGCCGGGCCCTGAAGGCCCACAGGCTCCAGTTCTGGACGAAGACCCTACCCCAGAAGACACAGGAGCTAATGGAGACCAAGGAGAAGCACACAGAACTATAG